The sequence AATCCATTACTTGGTGACTGAATGTTGTGGGATAAGGAAGAGTCACGGAGAGCTCCCAGGTTATCTGCTTGGGGCCCTGGGGGATGATGCACCACCAGTGGAGGTAGAGGGCACAGGAGAAGGGGCAGGTTTGGAGGGAATTTGAAAAACTCAATTTGAGCAGGTTGAGTTCGAGGTGTCTGTGGGGCCATTTGGGACAGCTGGATCTATAGGTCTATTCTGGTTATTTATTGCTActtaacaaactaccacaaaacTCAGTGGTTTAAcagaacaattttatttatttgtccacAGTTCCACAGTTTGGGTATGGTGGACAACAGCTCGTCTCTGCTCCATGTGGCGTCAGCTGGGGGGACTTGACTAGGGCTGGAGAATTCACTTCCAAGATGGCACTCACTCACATGTGTGGCAGGTTGGTGCTGTGTCCAGTGGGAACACAGCTTGGGATGTTAGCCAGAGACCTCGGTTTTCCTCCATTTAGCCTCTACAGGTGGCTAGGTTAGATGTCTCACAGCATGGTAGTCTTACAGTATTTGGATTTCTTACATGCTGCTTCCCCTAAAGGACAAAAGCAGAAGCTGCTGTCAAAGACAAAAGCCAAACCAGCAGGGAAATAGATTTTATTGAGGCTATTGCAATAGGGAGAGTACCCAGATTTGAAGATCAGAGTGTTTCAGCAGGGTGGTTTTGCCTTATACTTTTATAGGGTGGAATGGAGAGGTTAGAGGTAGGATGATTATTGCTGGGGTTGTTTTGTAATCAGGGGAAGTCTCAGACAGCCACGAAACATGTGTCTCTGTGTCTAGCCAGTTTCAAGGGGACAAACAGTTCTAATCTCGGCTAATCATTCATGAGACAAAGAACAGTAAGTTGAATGGTTTGTGTCTGACCTCATCAACAGGTTCAGGCAAAAAAGGAAAGGTCTGTGTTGGGCCTTGTCACAGGTAAACAAGCAGTCATCTGCTATTCTTAGGAGGAAGAGTAGACAGTGAGTTTCATCTAAGTCAGATGGAGAAGAATGGTTCTTTCTTGTAAGTTGCTTCCCAGAACACAAACAGGTGGAGGAATTTCTtaattgtctctgttttccatGAGTACAGGCTCTCATAAATTTCAGTGTTGTCACTGCAAAGCTTTCTTAAGGCCCAGGCCTGGGTGGCACAGTCATTTTGGCCACATTCTATTGTTTAAAGCAAGTGACAGgtccagcccagattcaaggggagaggattacaCAAGAGTGTGAAAACTGAGGAGGCATGGTTCATTGTAGGCCACAAAAATAACACTCTCCCACAGAGTCTGAACCTTGGACTGGATATTTAGACTGGAATGCTACCAGCATATCTGAAATGGTAGCTGAAACTACTGGGGAGGATCACTCTGTGGGTGTATACATTGGTAAGGCAGAAGAGTCCACCAACATTGCAGACACATGAGATTGGGGTATTGAGGATTGTGAGTTTCCTAGTTTCTCAGTAGCCCTCGTTAATACTGTTTCTCTATCAACATTTTCTGGGCTTTTGTTGCTAGTTCTAttccatccatgcccatcttcctctactttatacgtgggacacctaccacagcatggcttttgccaagcggtgccatgtccgcacccatgaTCCGAACTAGTGACCACTGGTgcccgagaagcagaacgtgggaagtTTGCTGcacaactgggccagcccttacAGTTTAATTATTTACCCTGATTAAATCTGGAGGGAGGCACTAACTTCACCTGTCCAGTTTCTGCAACAAAAGGGCAAACAGAGAGGAAATCCATGTGAAGGGCAGGGTTTGTCTGTTTGTGAACAAAGGTCTCCCACACAGGGACCCTCCTCTCAAGCTAGCTAACCTTTGGAAATTCAACCTTTCTCTGCCTTGGTATCTTTTTTCTGCACTCAACAGTATCAACTTCCTTTGGAGCTCTTTGTGAAGGTAGCCTAATAACAGACCATAAACCTTTTTTATTAGGTGAAGCATTTACCACTCTAATTCGAATTACTATTCAAAGGCTTTCATATTGGGGAAACAAACACTGGCACTCCACGTGCCTAGGTTAAAGGGAATGTTAAATCATGACTAAGCAAAGGGAGAGGGCAACAAGGCACAGAGTTTAGACATTGCCTGCGTTCTGAGAGTCAATCCGAACTTTACAGAGATACCACAATGCTAAAGACACATATTGTCCTGGGTTATGAGCAAAGATAAAATCTGAACCTAGTATTGTAGGTTTGTAAAATAACACTGTTACGTATTATTTCTCTATGAGTTATACTAAGTAGGTCTGCACAAAATGCTGACTGCCCCAAAGCGGAATGAGGTGcatttcacagaggaagtgacaaatgagctgggtcttgaagcaTGAATAGGAGTCTACTCAGCTACAGAAAAATGTCCAatggaaggcaatttacatgcagcaaggaaatgtaaattcttGGGCAGGAGGGCCAGCCTCTCAGCACCCCAGGAGGGTCCCTGACATCTCCCTTTCCTCAGTCCCACCCTGGGAATGTAGTGGTGTGAGCGTGAATGGCCAAGTCGCAGAGGCAGGTTCCCAGTCTCCAAACGTGTGGTGGTCAGAGGAGAGGAtggaaggggaagagagggaaagaagtgCCAGCttacaaggcaaaaaaaaaaaaaaaaaaaaaaaaaagccatcctGCGCATGCGCCCTGGCAGCCGGTCGGCTCCGCAAAGAACAGCTCAGCCCACCTCGCGCCTCGCGGGGCCCCACAGACCAGGCCCCCAGGACGAGCGCGTCGCGCGCCCGCGCAGTCTCCAAGCCCGGGCGGGCGCCTGCGCACGAGCGTCCCGGGCGCGCGAGGCGCGGGGTTATTAGAGGTGGAGCGCGGGGAGGGCGCGCGGCAGGAGGCGGTCGCCGTTACGGCGCGAGCGTGGTCACGTGGTCGTTGGTCACCGCCGCCGCCACCACCCCCTCCCATCCTGTTCTCTTTCTGGCCCGGTCGGTTCCACGAGCGCCCGGCagagactgagggagagagagagaaagaggaggggaggaggaggaggaggattcaGGGAGTAGGAGCTGGGGAGCCCTTCTGCGCCACAGGTAAAACAAAACGATGACGATGATAATCATAAGAAGGTCCGAGCGCCTCCGCCTTCCTCCAGTGCAGCCCCCACATGCAGTGGCTCCCGCCCCGGCCTCCCCCTCAGCCTCTCAGAACGAGTCCCACCTCCCCTCGCGccgctgctgcagctgctgccgcCTCCCGGGAAGGCCTGAgggtgccgccgccgccccccggcCGTGTGCCTCCCGGGTCGGCGTGGGGGctgggtggcgggggggggggctcccccagctccagggcgggccggggaggcgGCTGCTTCCCCCAGCCtgcccgcctcccctcccctccctcaggaGGTCGGGGTCTAGGCTGCGAGGCCAGCTGCTGCAAGAGGGCAGAGCCCGGCGGCGGGACTCGGGCTCGACTTCCTACTCGGTAGGCTTCCCTGCTCGTTTCAGCCGTGGGCAGCACGCTTCCTTCGTGGACCGGAAGCGAAACGCGCCCGGAATCCCCAAATCTGTTAAAATGCAGCCTTTGGAAGAGGGAGAAGCCTTTCACTTGTCAGAAAAGAAACGTGACCTTGTTTTAGTACCACTTAAGTTTACTCACCTTAACAACGTGCAAATTGAGGGCTTTCAGGATATGCGAAGAACTTTACAGAGGGTGAAAGTTGATTTTTgttccccctcctcttcctggaaaaAGGAACACAAGCCTCCAAAACAGTTTTCGGTTCTACACGTGTCCTGCAGTTTGTTCATTACTAGCTGGTATACAGTTTTCCTTCCAGAAATATGATTTATGTTTAAAGTTTACATCCTTTagattttttctaaataataGCTTTTTGGAAAGAGTTTCATTTGTCAACTCTGATTTGGACTAAATCTCAAAATTTTAGCATGCAGGTTGC is a genomic window of Equus asinus isolate D_3611 breed Donkey chromosome 21, EquAss-T2T_v2, whole genome shotgun sequence containing:
- the LOC123279708 gene encoding uncharacterized protein, yielding MNKLQDTCRTENCFGGLCSFFQEEEGEQKSTFTLLKGFSLFQRLHFNRFGDSGRVSLPVHEGSVLPTAETSREAYRVGSRARVPPPGSALLQQLASQPRPRPPEGGEGRRAGWGKQPPPRPALELGEPPPPPPSPHADPGGTRPGGGGGTLRPSREAAAAAAAARGEGKQHVRNPNTVRLPCCETSNLATCRG